CcacaacaaaacagcaacaatgTTCTTTGAGTTGAGCATTACACCAGATTCATAGAAGGATGAGCTTTTGAATAAACCCTGCTTGGCCACATGTATCAGTTTTCTCAACTGTCTATAAAGCAAGGTTACCTGAGCAAACCTCTCTCACACATACATATGATCTGTCTAAGCTAAGTGACCACAATGACATACATCAGGCAAAGATGAAAAGCCATTGCACATATAGGTAATTTTAATCcattccatttttaaataccacaataaatttaattttcacaaTAAATTAAATAGCCATATTCAGTTTACAAAATAGAATTACTTAGTGTGAAACCAGTATTTACAAACATTGTACACTATGTACACCATGTTTAGCTTTGTCGACACACAAgtatagaagaaaaaattatttgaccTTTTCTTGACACATGATTGACATGCTACAAGTGACACTATGGTCCATACCATAAAACAATAGTGCAAACTCACCACAGGAACTCTAAAACAATGTAGTTTGTATGAGATaagatattaatttaaaataataagaaaatagtACTATTCACTCTCATTGTAAAAATTCAGCACTGTGTTTAAAGTGTCAGTATTCCTTTAGCAATACACATACCAAATATAGCCTCAAGATTATGCTTTCTCACAGCTTTACAGACTTTTGACAAGAATTTTTACGGCATAAACTAATGTTCTGCTTAGATCAATAAGTATCTCACATAAACACTTCACTAAGCAAGAGGAACACTGACCCTTTTAACAGTGTCTGACTTTGTTTCCCTAAATACCTCCTTTCCCTTTATTATTATATCTTAAAAGATGCAACTATATTGACAGTAAATTTATGTTAGTTACTACTCTGTAGAAAAAATCGATCCCACCGTATATTTGGTCACACACTGCATTATGTACACATATGCATGAAAAAGTTACTTTGCTAGCCATGTCTATGAAAAGTGCATATTTCAGCAGAGACATCTATCTCATGCCTCAGGTGCAACAGAAAGTGGTGTATGAAGTTTAGTTTAGGGCCAGTTAAATGTCCTCGCCGTGATCTGGTAAAATTTCTGATTAAAAGGATGGAAGAACTTGCGCAATTTGGTAATGACAGAGGTATCCACCTCTGGATGGATGCGTCCCTTGCTACCCGCCAGGCACTTGTTAAAGACAATGTTAAATCGCAAGCAGTAAAACCCTCTGGTGGCATTGAAGTATAAATTGTACTGACTTATCCTCGGAGGAAGATTTAGGAACTTCTCAACCAGCTGGAGTTCTGGTAGTGGGTCTGTGATGAGCCGGTCTCCATCCACGATATGAAACTGCTCGATTGGGAAGTATTTTAACCACCTCTCCAGATGTTTTGTGTAGATGCTGGTTCTCACTGCCTTGTACTTAGTGTTCACTTCGCAGGTATTAGGATCAATAGCCAGCTTCTCAAATTTGTAGTaagttttgttctttctttccttgccttcCAGCACCTGAGTGTAATCAGAAATAGCTCTTGTGGTAGGTTCCCTGACAATGATCAATAATTTGATAGATGAGTTCA
The window above is part of the Corvus moneduloides isolate bCorMon1 chromosome 3, bCorMon1.pri, whole genome shotgun sequence genome. Proteins encoded here:
- the HS3ST5 gene encoding heparan sulfate glucosamine 3-O-sulfotransferase 5; translation: MLFKQQALLRQKLFVLGSLAIGSLLYLVARVGSLDRLQPLCPIDGRFGPRGQDEIPLRALQFKRGLLHEFRKGNATKEQIRLHNLVQQLPKAIIIGVRKGGTRALLEMLNLHPAVVKASQEIHFFDNDENYAKGIEWYRKKMPFSYPHQITIEKSPAYFITEEVPERIYKMNSSIKLLIIVREPTTRAISDYTQVLEGKERKNKTYYKFEKLAIDPNTCEVNTKYKAVRTSIYTKHLERWLKYFPIEQFHIVDGDRLITDPLPELQLVEKFLNLPPRISQYNLYFNATRGFYCLRFNIVFNKCLAGSKGRIHPEVDTSVITKLRKFFHPFNQKFYQITARTFNWP